A genomic stretch from Clavelina lepadiformis chromosome 5, kaClaLepa1.1, whole genome shotgun sequence includes:
- the LOC143459958 gene encoding uncharacterized protein LOC143459958 isoform X2 codes for MEKQKNKLCEKSSLSEGRKISFIDPSDLASSSPILVSSAASVVLQQPLSVSSTPKINVSFSETTARRDGKPKATISTDRIGHYSEATARSFSLARLKNKTVIEPGDRPLSFLPFPFSVPMFLPRIPLPPSSILAPNYASVMPPLPNLTSNVTYIEVIDGVSKVLRHNPYLPPDHTPNVLPSAESEVVPKKACLLGNQEVEHSLEASQQATSSLSLASLFPSMIPPQAQSYSSNRTSTISITSTESNVEVITRIGEGQTKTLTSATNSLGQATFSNSTPAQKLQSLAKLTHKFSKDQLDILRKEFDMDQCLWFGRKGKIAIKVNLTPKQVKSWFEYQRRKLKKVKKMP; via the exons ATGG agaaacagaaaaacaaactaTGCGAAAAAAGCTCATTATCTGAAGGCAGAAAAATCTCCTTCATTGATCCCAGCGACCTTGCTTCGTCAAGTCCAATATTGGTGTCATCAGCTGCATCGGTAGTTTTACAACAACCTCTCTCTGTAAGTTCGACGCCGAAAATCAACGTGTCCTTCAGTGAAACAACAGCT CGACGGGATGGAAAACCAAAAGCCACGATCTCTACAGATAGAATTGGACATTACAGTGAAGCTACGGCCAGAAGTTTCTCGTTGG CAagattgaaaaacaaaactgtaaTCGAACCCGGCGACCGACCTTTAAGTTTTTTACCGTTTCCTTTTTCGGTGCCAATGTTTCTACCGCGAATACCACTGCCACCAAGCTCTATATTGGCTCCAAATTACGCATCAGTGATGCCACCACTTCCAAACTTGACTAGTAACGTGACATACATTGAAGTAATTGACGGTGTAAGCAAAGTTTTGCGGCACAATCCTTACTTGCCTCCAGATCATACGCCCAATGTATTGCCATCAGCAGAGAGC GAAGTAGTGCCAAAAAAGGCTTGCTTACTCGGCAACCAGGAAGTCGAACACTCACTCGAAGCCAGCCAACAAGCTACGTCAAGTTTATCTTTGGCATCATTGTTCCCATCAATGATCCCACCACAAGCCCAAAGCTATTCTTCAAATCGGACGTCGACTATCAGCATCACTTCCACTGAAAGCAATGTC GAAGTCATTACACGCATTGGTGAAGGTCAAACGAAAACTCTGACGTCAGCCACAAACAGTTTGGGTCAAGCCACGTTCAGCAACTCCACGCCTG CTCAGAAACTACAATCCTTGGCCAAATTGACACATAAATTCTCTAAAGACCAGTTAGATATTTTGAGAAAGGAGTTTGATATGGACCAGTGCCTTTGGTTCGGGAGAAAAGGCAAAATTGCGATCAAGGTCAATCTTACACCAAAACAGGTGAAAAGTTGGTTTGAATATCAAagaaggaaattaaaaaaggtcaaaaaaatgccataa
- the LOC143459958 gene encoding uncharacterized protein LOC143459958 isoform X1 translates to MEKQKNKLCEKSSLSEGRKISFIDPSDLASSSPILVSSAASVVLQQPLSVSSTPKINVSFSETTAVSEWSSSRLSGSFNNISYQRRDGKPKATISTDRIGHYSEATARSFSLARLKNKTVIEPGDRPLSFLPFPFSVPMFLPRIPLPPSSILAPNYASVMPPLPNLTSNVTYIEVIDGVSKVLRHNPYLPPDHTPNVLPSAESEVVPKKACLLGNQEVEHSLEASQQATSSLSLASLFPSMIPPQAQSYSSNRTSTISITSTESNVEVITRIGEGQTKTLTSATNSLGQATFSNSTPAQKLQSLAKLTHKFSKDQLDILRKEFDMDQCLWFGRKGKIAIKVNLTPKQVKSWFEYQRRKLKKVKKMP, encoded by the exons ATGG agaaacagaaaaacaaactaTGCGAAAAAAGCTCATTATCTGAAGGCAGAAAAATCTCCTTCATTGATCCCAGCGACCTTGCTTCGTCAAGTCCAATATTGGTGTCATCAGCTGCATCGGTAGTTTTACAACAACCTCTCTCTGTAAGTTCGACGCCGAAAATCAACGTGTCCTTCAGTGAAACAACAGCTGTAAGTGAGTGGAGTTCTAGCAGGTTAAGTGGAAGCTTCAACAATATTTCTTACCAGCGACGGGATGGAAAACCAAAAGCCACGATCTCTACAGATAGAATTGGACATTACAGTGAAGCTACGGCCAGAAGTTTCTCGTTGG CAagattgaaaaacaaaactgtaaTCGAACCCGGCGACCGACCTTTAAGTTTTTTACCGTTTCCTTTTTCGGTGCCAATGTTTCTACCGCGAATACCACTGCCACCAAGCTCTATATTGGCTCCAAATTACGCATCAGTGATGCCACCACTTCCAAACTTGACTAGTAACGTGACATACATTGAAGTAATTGACGGTGTAAGCAAAGTTTTGCGGCACAATCCTTACTTGCCTCCAGATCATACGCCCAATGTATTGCCATCAGCAGAGAGC GAAGTAGTGCCAAAAAAGGCTTGCTTACTCGGCAACCAGGAAGTCGAACACTCACTCGAAGCCAGCCAACAAGCTACGTCAAGTTTATCTTTGGCATCATTGTTCCCATCAATGATCCCACCACAAGCCCAAAGCTATTCTTCAAATCGGACGTCGACTATCAGCATCACTTCCACTGAAAGCAATGTC GAAGTCATTACACGCATTGGTGAAGGTCAAACGAAAACTCTGACGTCAGCCACAAACAGTTTGGGTCAAGCCACGTTCAGCAACTCCACGCCTG CTCAGAAACTACAATCCTTGGCCAAATTGACACATAAATTCTCTAAAGACCAGTTAGATATTTTGAGAAAGGAGTTTGATATGGACCAGTGCCTTTGGTTCGGGAGAAAAGGCAAAATTGCGATCAAGGTCAATCTTACACCAAAACAGGTGAAAAGTTGGTTTGAATATCAAagaaggaaattaaaaaaggtcaaaaaaatgccataa
- the LOC143458767 gene encoding uncharacterized protein LOC143458767 produces MEETKTKANAKSSTSGDREIPSIDPSDHASSCSLIISPSAPVVLQQRHYIRTTPTINVSCSETTAGQDEKRTAMISADRSGHPSEATARSFPVDPQTVESTFEPGNRASSSMQVPFSASVIQPPIQFPSGSSSYASMTPPPRNMISSVTYGVSRVLHYNPYLPPDQNPNTTLATESASFNQAVEDTPKKIFSLGNQEVERSDEASQQASSSLSLEPSSSSMLPPQSQNSSSSLTSTISTISTESNVNIITLFEGKKSNLTSATNSTCSGQATVTNTTPAKNPQPVHKKNKKLTDEQLKALQEKFDHDKYCWQGRKKVIAEENNLSEMQVENWFRYNRRKSNKLGEEKTSQNPETNKDVSDETERSYRASTRSSVPETSPQVQLTLSSWWLVGSDFVIRDVTTITTFFRWLVTPDFVIRDVTTITTFFRWLVGSDFVIRDFNTSTIFVRWLVGSDFVIRDFTTITTFFRWLVGSDFVIRDFTTITTFFRWLVGSNFVIRDFTTITTFFR; encoded by the exons ATGG AGGAAACAAAAACCAAAGCAAACGCAAAAAGTTCAACATCTGGAGACAGAGAAATTCCCTCAATCGATCCTAGCGACCATGCTTCGTCATGTTCGTTAATTATATCACCATCTGCACCGGTAGTTTTACAACAACGTCACTATATACGTACCACGCCGACAATCAACGTGTCCTGCAGTGAAACAACAGCT GGACAAGATGAAAAACGAACAGCCATGATCTCTGCAGATAGAAGTGGACATCCCAGTGAAGCAACGGCCAGAAGCTTCCCGGTGG ATCCCCAGACAGTTGAGAGTACATTTGAACCCGGCAATCGAGCTTCAAGCTCTATGCAAGTTCCGTTTTCGGCGTCAGTGATTCAACCGCCTATACAATTTCCGTCAGGTTCTTCATCTTACGCATCAATGACGCCACCACCGCGAAATATGATTAGCAGCGTGACATACGGTGTAAGCAGAGTTTTGCATTACAATCCTTACTTGCCTCCAGATCAAAACCCAAATACAACGCTAGCAACAGAGAGCGCAAGTTTCAATCAAGCTGTG GAAGACACGCCAAAAAAGATATTCTCACTCGGCAACCAGGAAGTCGAACGTTCAGACGAAGCCAGCCAACAAGCTTCGTCAAGTTTATCTTTGGAACCATCGTCTTCATCAATGCTCCCACCACAATCACAAAACTCTTCTTCAAGCCTGACGTCGACTATCAGCACCATCTCCACTGAAAGCAATGTC aacatCATTACGCTCTTCGAAGGTAAAAAATCAAATCTGACGTCAGCCACAAACAGCACATGTTCGGGTCAAGCCACGGTCACCAACACCACGCCTG CAAAGAACCCGCAACCCGtgcataaaaaaaacaaaaaacttaccGACGAACAGTTAAAGGCTTTGCAAGAGAAGTTTGATCACGACAAATACTGTTGGCAAGGAAGAAAAAAGGTTATTGCGGAGGAGAACAATCTTTCCGAAATGCAAGTAGAAAATTGGTTCAGATACAACAGGAGGAAGTCAAATAAGTTAGGAGAGGaaaaaacgtcacaaaacCCAGAAACGAACAAGGATGTTTCTGACGAGACCGAACGAAGCTATAGAGCTTCGACCAGATCGTCGGTCCCAGAGACTTCACCACAAGTACAACTTACGTTAAGTTCTTG GTGGTTGGTCGGTTCCGATTTCGTCATCAGGGACGTCACCACAATTACAACATTCTTCAGGTGGTTGGTCACTCCCGATTTCGTCATCAGGGACGTCACCACAATTACAACGTTCTTCAGGTGGTTGGTCGGATCCGATTTCGTCATCAGGGACTTCAACACAAGTACAATATTCGTCAGGTGGTTGGTCGGTTCCGATTTCGTCATCAGGGACTTCACCACAATTACAACATTCTTCAGGTGGTTGGTCGGTTCCGATTTCGTCATCAGGGACTTCACCACAATTACAACATTCTTCAGGTGGTTGGTCGGTTCCAATTTCGTCATCAGGGACTTCACCACAATTACAACATTCTTCAGGTGA
- the LOC143460237 gene encoding uncharacterized protein LOC143460237 isoform X1, producing the protein MEETRNEASGENKLFEDKETPTIGPSDHASSSSLFISPAAPELLQQPHSIRASPTINWSSSETATRRDRKPTATISAERSGHSSEATARSFPMDPQGVESTIEPSDRASSSAPVPWSDSTLPPYYELMTSPLQNVGSDVTYFEEIDGDGRVSKHNPYLPPNQFPYITPATENASFNQSVEVISPFSEGQTSTLTAATNSACSGQATVTNTTPAKRRKQVWRKSRAQLEILRKELKLNPALSKQRKAEIALKTELPEKTVQTWFNTNRHKMKVKMNENTRNPSNQQEVFHKSGQQASSSSSVLPSTSHEHDTEVSPQAEIVINYSPPASGSCSNTDDVSNIVRFQQENSHASN; encoded by the exons ATGG AGGAAACAAGAAACGAAGCAAGCGgagaaaacaaattgtttgaaGACAAAGAAACTCCCACAATCGGTCCCAGCGACCATGCTTCGTCAAGTTCGTTATTTATATCACCAGCTGCACCGGAACTTCTACAACAACCTCACTCTATACGAGCGTCACCAACAATCAACTGGTCCAGTAGCGAAACTGCAACT CGACGGGATAGAAAACCAACAGCCACGATTTCTGCAGAAAGAAGCGGACATTCCAGTGAAGCTACGGCCAGAAGCTTCCCAATGG ATCCCCAGGGAGTGGAGAGTACAATCGAACCAAGCGACCGAGCTTCAAGTTCTGCACCGGTTCCTTGGTCAGACTCTACATTGCCTCCATATTACGaattgatgacgtcaccactGCAAAATGTGGGTAGCGACGTAACATACTTTGAAGAAATCGACGGTGACGGCAGAGTTTCGAAACACAATCCTTACTTGCCTCCAAATCAATTCCCATATATAACACCAGCAACAGAGAACGCAAGTTTCAATCAATCTGTG gaGGTCATTTCGCCCTTTAGTGAAGGTCAAACATCAACTCTGACGGCAGCCACAAACAGCGCATGTTCGGGTCAAGCCACGGTCACCAACACCACGCCTG caaaaaggaGAAAACAAGTTTGGAGAAAATCGAGAGCTCAGTTAGAAATCCTTCGGAAAGAACTTAAGCTCAACCCGGCTCTttctaaacaaagaaaagcggAAATTGCACTCAAGACCGAACTCCCCGAAAAAACAGTACAAACGTGGTTTAATACTAATCGACATAAAATGAAAGTCAAGATGAATGAAAACACAAGAAATCCCAGCAACCAACAGGAAGTTTTTCACAAGTCGGGTCAACAGGCTTCGTCTAGCTCTTCGGTGTTACCATCGACATCTCATGAACACGACACCGAGGTTTCTCCGCAGGCGGAGATCGTGATAAACTACAGTCCGCCAGCTAGTGGGAGTTGTAGTAACACTGATGACGTAAGCAATATCGTACGGTTTCAGCAAGAAAACAGCCATGCGTCAAATTAA
- the LOC143460237 gene encoding uncharacterized protein LOC143460237 isoform X2: MEETRNEASGENKLFEDKETPTIGPSDHASSSSLFISPAAPELLQQPHSIRASPTINWSSSETATRRDRKPTATISAERSGHSSEATARSFPMDPQGVESTIEPSDRASSSAPVPWSDSTLPPYYELMTSPLQNEVISPFSEGQTSTLTAATNSACSGQATVTNTTPAKRRKQVWRKSRAQLEILRKELKLNPALSKQRKAEIALKTELPEKTVQTWFNTNRHKMKVKMNENTRNPSNQQEVFHKSGQQASSSSSVLPSTSHEHDTEVSPQAEIVINYSPPASGSCSNTDDVSNIVRFQQENSHASN; this comes from the exons ATGG AGGAAACAAGAAACGAAGCAAGCGgagaaaacaaattgtttgaaGACAAAGAAACTCCCACAATCGGTCCCAGCGACCATGCTTCGTCAAGTTCGTTATTTATATCACCAGCTGCACCGGAACTTCTACAACAACCTCACTCTATACGAGCGTCACCAACAATCAACTGGTCCAGTAGCGAAACTGCAACT CGACGGGATAGAAAACCAACAGCCACGATTTCTGCAGAAAGAAGCGGACATTCCAGTGAAGCTACGGCCAGAAGCTTCCCAATGG ATCCCCAGGGAGTGGAGAGTACAATCGAACCAAGCGACCGAGCTTCAAGTTCTGCACCGGTTCCTTGGTCAGACTCTACATTGCCTCCATATTACGaattgatgacgtcaccactGCAAAAT gaGGTCATTTCGCCCTTTAGTGAAGGTCAAACATCAACTCTGACGGCAGCCACAAACAGCGCATGTTCGGGTCAAGCCACGGTCACCAACACCACGCCTG caaaaaggaGAAAACAAGTTTGGAGAAAATCGAGAGCTCAGTTAGAAATCCTTCGGAAAGAACTTAAGCTCAACCCGGCTCTttctaaacaaagaaaagcggAAATTGCACTCAAGACCGAACTCCCCGAAAAAACAGTACAAACGTGGTTTAATACTAATCGACATAAAATGAAAGTCAAGATGAATGAAAACACAAGAAATCCCAGCAACCAACAGGAAGTTTTTCACAAGTCGGGTCAACAGGCTTCGTCTAGCTCTTCGGTGTTACCATCGACATCTCATGAACACGACACCGAGGTTTCTCCGCAGGCGGAGATCGTGATAAACTACAGTCCGCCAGCTAGTGGGAGTTGTAGTAACACTGATGACGTAAGCAATATCGTACGGTTTCAGCAAGAAAACAGCCATGCGTCAAATTAA
- the LOC143460237 gene encoding uncharacterized protein LOC143460237 isoform X3: protein MEETRNEASGENKLFEDKETPTIGPSDHASSSSLFISPAAPELLQQPHSIRASPTINWSSSETATRRDRKPTATISAERSGHSSEATARSFPMDPQGVESTIEPSDRASSSAPVPWSDSTLPPYYELMTSPLQNVGSDVTYFEEIDGDGRVSKHNPYLPPNQFPYITPATENASFNQSVEVISPFSEGQTSTLTAATNSACSGQATVTNTTPGIVVRQKSFGTNSKLDSSDRKTSQIPAVMFLTIPNKVNKLRPNPRS, encoded by the exons ATGG AGGAAACAAGAAACGAAGCAAGCGgagaaaacaaattgtttgaaGACAAAGAAACTCCCACAATCGGTCCCAGCGACCATGCTTCGTCAAGTTCGTTATTTATATCACCAGCTGCACCGGAACTTCTACAACAACCTCACTCTATACGAGCGTCACCAACAATCAACTGGTCCAGTAGCGAAACTGCAACT CGACGGGATAGAAAACCAACAGCCACGATTTCTGCAGAAAGAAGCGGACATTCCAGTGAAGCTACGGCCAGAAGCTTCCCAATGG ATCCCCAGGGAGTGGAGAGTACAATCGAACCAAGCGACCGAGCTTCAAGTTCTGCACCGGTTCCTTGGTCAGACTCTACATTGCCTCCATATTACGaattgatgacgtcaccactGCAAAATGTGGGTAGCGACGTAACATACTTTGAAGAAATCGACGGTGACGGCAGAGTTTCGAAACACAATCCTTACTTGCCTCCAAATCAATTCCCATATATAACACCAGCAACAGAGAACGCAAGTTTCAATCAATCTGTG gaGGTCATTTCGCCCTTTAGTGAAGGTCAAACATCAACTCTGACGGCAGCCACAAACAGCGCATGTTCGGGTCAAGCCACGGTCACCAACACCACGCCTGGTATTGTTGTTAGACAGAAATCATTTGGGACAAACTCAAAATTAGATTCAAGTGACAGAAAAACATCACAAATCCCAGCagtgatgtttttgacgattccGAATAAAGTCAACAAGCTTCGACCGAATCCTCGGTCTTAG